One genomic region from Cataglyphis hispanica isolate Lineage 1 chromosome 11, ULB_Chis1_1.0, whole genome shotgun sequence encodes:
- the LOC126852732 gene encoding putative thiamine transporter SLC35F3 isoform X1 encodes MGSGGVGEVPTIFHPRRSRTSNITLADDQQIHGPFITPIQVALHASGCEQQQGCTVADGRESASSCRTLETTGSAVGSGGGGDSGGVQAQSTAQTRSSILVTPTSTPIVQRKSSCFASCCAESAKKIYFGVCVTICVTASWVGATHCIKYLYFHSKYNKISQTSVTANSSADDLRHQQTTVAYDAPFFTTWFCTNWEVLYFPVYFICQAARTKCATPSEIIAESLRGFRDKGFTGGRFLLRCSLFCCLWVITNYLYILSLRILLATDVMALFATNVSCVYLLSWVILHEQFVGVRIVAVILCNTGIALLAYMDGITGSPTLGGVVLATAAAAGSAVYKVLFKKVIGETTFGQMSLFFSLIGLCNAALLWPICLALYFCGVETMHWARLPWATLLSASILHLVANMLGNFSIAVTYDLFITLGLITAVPVSAALDVIFYEAYFMGMKLAGMIFIAVGFFLVMFPDNWPDYITRLLRNVVLMSHSTSTNPGGGQRQDSRTSLRGRATSLQQRQQRLRSYGVIAAHGDGQTLLPISNNNNNNNNTGNGSGQRHVNNSQQYSSISEIQSRRVPPSTSTSTTTTTAVSNSYSHDPHNQQHQGGAGDTGTACQTDRRAT; translated from the exons ATGGGTAGCGGAGGGGTTGGTGAGGTACCGACGATATTTCATCCCCGAAGATCGCGTACGTCGAATATAACTCTCGCCGATGATCAACAGATTCACGGTCCTTTCATCACTCCTATCCAGGTTGCGCTTCATGCCTCAG GATGCGAGCAGCAGCAGGGTTGCACCGTCGCCGATGGGCGCGAATCTGCGTCCAGCTGTCGCACCTTGGAGACCACCGGAAGTGCCGTAGGaagcggcggcggtggcgatAGCGGGGGTGTGCAGGCTCAATCGACAGCTCAAACTAGATCGTCGATTCTCGTGACCCCGACTTCCACCCCGATCGTTCAACGCAAGAGCTCGTGTTTCGCCTCCTGCTGCGCCGAGAGCGCGAAGAAG ATATATTTCGGGGTATGCGTGACGATATGCGTGACGGCGAGTTGGGTCGGGGCGACTCATTGCATCAAGTATTTGTACTTTCACTCCAAGTACAACAAAATCTCGCAGACGTCCGTCACCGCGAACTCCTCCGCGGACGACCTGCGTCATCAACAG ACCACCGTCGCTTACGACGCACCTTTCTTCACTACGTGGTTCTGCACCAACTGGGAAGTCCTCTATTTCCCGGTGTACTTCATCTGTCAAGCTGCCAGGACCAAGTGCGCTACCCCTTCCGAGATAATCGCCGAGAGCCTTCGTGGCTTTCGCGATAAGGGCTTCACCGGCGGCCGCTTCTTACTCAGGTGTAGCCTCTTCTGCTGCCTGTGGGTCATCACGAATTACTTGTACATACTCTCGTTGCGAATACTGTTAGCCACGGATGTAATGGCATTGTTCGCGACCAACGTTTCGTGCGTCTACCTGCTCTCGTGGGTCATTCTTCACGAACAGTTTGTGGGTGTGAGG ATAGTCGCGGTGATCCTGTGCAATACCGGCATCGCGCTCTTAGCTTATATGGACGGCATAACCGGAAGTCCGACACTCGGAGGTGTCGTTTTAGCTACAGCAGCGGCAGCTGGCTCTGCCGTTTACAAA GTTCTCTTTAAGAAAGTAATAGGGGAAACTACGTTCGGTCAAATGTCTCTATTTTTCTCCCTTATCGGTTTATGCAACGCCGCCTTGTTATGGCCGATTTGTCTGGCTCTGTACTTTTGCGGAGTGGAAACTATGCATTGGGCAAGACTACCTTGGGCAACGTTACTCTCCGCCAGCATCCTCCACTTAG TTGCAAATATGCTCGGCAATTTCAGCATCGCTGTCACTTACGATCTGTTCATCACTCTTGGATTAATCACAGCTGTACCTGTGTCCGCTG CACTGGACGTTATTTTCTACGAGGCGTACTTTATGGGTATGAAATTGGCTGGCATGATCTTCATAGCGGTCGGTTTCTTCCTCGTGATGTTCCCGGATAATTGGCCCGATTACATAACGAGGCTGCTCCG AAACGTAGTCCTCATGAGTCACAGTACAAG taccaATCCGGGGGGCGGCCAGCGGCAGGACAGCAGGACTTCCCTTAGGGGTCGCGCGACCTCTCTTCAGCAACGTCAGCAACGTCTGAGGAGCTACGGCGTGATCGCCGCTCATGGAGACGGCCAGACACTGCTGCCGATCagtaacaacaacaacaacaacaacaacaccGGCAACGGTAGCGGTCAACGTCACGTTAACAACTCCCAACAGTACAGCTCGATCTCCGAAATCCAATCACGCCGTGTCCCTCCTTCCACCTCGACCTCCACCACCACCACAACCGCCGTCAGCAACAGCTACTCACACGATCCTCATAATCAGCAACACCAAG GTGGAGCAGGAGACACAGGCACGGCATGTCAGACGGATCGTCGCGCGACGTGA
- the LOC126852732 gene encoding putative thiamine transporter SLC35F3 isoform X2, with protein MGSGGVGEVPTIFHPRRSRTSNITLADDQQIHGPFITPIQVALHASGCEQQQGCTVADGRESASSCRTLETTGSAVGSGGGGDSGGVQAQSTAQTRSSILVTPTSTPIVQRKSSCFASCCAESAKKIYFGVCVTICVTASWVGATHCIKYLYFHSKYNKISQTSVTANSSADDLRHQQTTVAYDAPFFTTWFCTNWEVLYFPVYFICQAARTKCATPSEIIAESLRGFRDKGFTGGRFLLRCSLFCCLWVITNYLYILSLRILLATDVMALFATNVSCVYLLSWVILHEQFVGVRIVAVILCNTGIALLAYMDGITGSPTLGGVVLATAAAAGSAVYKVLFKKVIGETTFGQMSLFFSLIGLCNAALLWPICLALYFCGVETMHWARLPWATLLSASILHLVANMLGNFSIAVTYDLFITLGLITAVPVSAALDVIFYEAYFMGMKLAGMIFIAVGFFLVMFPDNWPDYITRLLRTNPGGGQRQDSRTSLRGRATSLQQRQQRLRSYGVIAAHGDGQTLLPISNNNNNNNNTGNGSGQRHVNNSQQYSSISEIQSRRVPPSTSTSTTTTTAVSNSYSHDPHNQQHQGGAGDTGTACQTDRRAT; from the exons ATGGGTAGCGGAGGGGTTGGTGAGGTACCGACGATATTTCATCCCCGAAGATCGCGTACGTCGAATATAACTCTCGCCGATGATCAACAGATTCACGGTCCTTTCATCACTCCTATCCAGGTTGCGCTTCATGCCTCAG GATGCGAGCAGCAGCAGGGTTGCACCGTCGCCGATGGGCGCGAATCTGCGTCCAGCTGTCGCACCTTGGAGACCACCGGAAGTGCCGTAGGaagcggcggcggtggcgatAGCGGGGGTGTGCAGGCTCAATCGACAGCTCAAACTAGATCGTCGATTCTCGTGACCCCGACTTCCACCCCGATCGTTCAACGCAAGAGCTCGTGTTTCGCCTCCTGCTGCGCCGAGAGCGCGAAGAAG ATATATTTCGGGGTATGCGTGACGATATGCGTGACGGCGAGTTGGGTCGGGGCGACTCATTGCATCAAGTATTTGTACTTTCACTCCAAGTACAACAAAATCTCGCAGACGTCCGTCACCGCGAACTCCTCCGCGGACGACCTGCGTCATCAACAG ACCACCGTCGCTTACGACGCACCTTTCTTCACTACGTGGTTCTGCACCAACTGGGAAGTCCTCTATTTCCCGGTGTACTTCATCTGTCAAGCTGCCAGGACCAAGTGCGCTACCCCTTCCGAGATAATCGCCGAGAGCCTTCGTGGCTTTCGCGATAAGGGCTTCACCGGCGGCCGCTTCTTACTCAGGTGTAGCCTCTTCTGCTGCCTGTGGGTCATCACGAATTACTTGTACATACTCTCGTTGCGAATACTGTTAGCCACGGATGTAATGGCATTGTTCGCGACCAACGTTTCGTGCGTCTACCTGCTCTCGTGGGTCATTCTTCACGAACAGTTTGTGGGTGTGAGG ATAGTCGCGGTGATCCTGTGCAATACCGGCATCGCGCTCTTAGCTTATATGGACGGCATAACCGGAAGTCCGACACTCGGAGGTGTCGTTTTAGCTACAGCAGCGGCAGCTGGCTCTGCCGTTTACAAA GTTCTCTTTAAGAAAGTAATAGGGGAAACTACGTTCGGTCAAATGTCTCTATTTTTCTCCCTTATCGGTTTATGCAACGCCGCCTTGTTATGGCCGATTTGTCTGGCTCTGTACTTTTGCGGAGTGGAAACTATGCATTGGGCAAGACTACCTTGGGCAACGTTACTCTCCGCCAGCATCCTCCACTTAG TTGCAAATATGCTCGGCAATTTCAGCATCGCTGTCACTTACGATCTGTTCATCACTCTTGGATTAATCACAGCTGTACCTGTGTCCGCTG CACTGGACGTTATTTTCTACGAGGCGTACTTTATGGGTATGAAATTGGCTGGCATGATCTTCATAGCGGTCGGTTTCTTCCTCGTGATGTTCCCGGATAATTGGCCCGATTACATAACGAGGCTGCTCCG taccaATCCGGGGGGCGGCCAGCGGCAGGACAGCAGGACTTCCCTTAGGGGTCGCGCGACCTCTCTTCAGCAACGTCAGCAACGTCTGAGGAGCTACGGCGTGATCGCCGCTCATGGAGACGGCCAGACACTGCTGCCGATCagtaacaacaacaacaacaacaacaacaccGGCAACGGTAGCGGTCAACGTCACGTTAACAACTCCCAACAGTACAGCTCGATCTCCGAAATCCAATCACGCCGTGTCCCTCCTTCCACCTCGACCTCCACCACCACCACAACCGCCGTCAGCAACAGCTACTCACACGATCCTCATAATCAGCAACACCAAG GTGGAGCAGGAGACACAGGCACGGCATGTCAGACGGATCGTCGCGCGACGTGA
- the LOC126852732 gene encoding putative thiamine transporter SLC35F3 isoform X3: MGSGGVGEVPTIFHPRRSRTSNITLADDQQIHGPFITPIQVALHASGCEQQQGCTVADGRESASSCRTLETTGSAVGSGGGGDSGGVQAQSTAQTRSSILVTPTSTPIVQRKSSCFASCCAESAKKIYFGVCVTICVTASWVGATHCIKYLYFHSKYNKISQTSVTANSSADDLRHQQTTVAYDAPFFTTWFCTNWEVLYFPVYFICQAARTKCATPSEIIAESLRGFRDKGFTGGRFLLRCSLFCCLWVITNYLYILSLRILLATDVMALFATNVSCVYLLSWVILHEQFVGVRIVAVILCNTGIALLAYMDGITGSPTLGGVVLATAAAAGSAVYKVLFKKVIGETTFGQMSLFFSLIGLCNAALLWPICLALYFCGVETMHWARLPWATLLSASILHLVANMLGNFSIAVTYDLFITLGLITAVPVSAALDVIFYEAYFMGMKLAGMIFIAVGFFLVMFPDNWPDYITRLLRNVVLMSHSTRWSRRHRHGMSDGSSRDVIDYRTGYIKSHLRSPSGRVR; encoded by the exons ATGGGTAGCGGAGGGGTTGGTGAGGTACCGACGATATTTCATCCCCGAAGATCGCGTACGTCGAATATAACTCTCGCCGATGATCAACAGATTCACGGTCCTTTCATCACTCCTATCCAGGTTGCGCTTCATGCCTCAG GATGCGAGCAGCAGCAGGGTTGCACCGTCGCCGATGGGCGCGAATCTGCGTCCAGCTGTCGCACCTTGGAGACCACCGGAAGTGCCGTAGGaagcggcggcggtggcgatAGCGGGGGTGTGCAGGCTCAATCGACAGCTCAAACTAGATCGTCGATTCTCGTGACCCCGACTTCCACCCCGATCGTTCAACGCAAGAGCTCGTGTTTCGCCTCCTGCTGCGCCGAGAGCGCGAAGAAG ATATATTTCGGGGTATGCGTGACGATATGCGTGACGGCGAGTTGGGTCGGGGCGACTCATTGCATCAAGTATTTGTACTTTCACTCCAAGTACAACAAAATCTCGCAGACGTCCGTCACCGCGAACTCCTCCGCGGACGACCTGCGTCATCAACAG ACCACCGTCGCTTACGACGCACCTTTCTTCACTACGTGGTTCTGCACCAACTGGGAAGTCCTCTATTTCCCGGTGTACTTCATCTGTCAAGCTGCCAGGACCAAGTGCGCTACCCCTTCCGAGATAATCGCCGAGAGCCTTCGTGGCTTTCGCGATAAGGGCTTCACCGGCGGCCGCTTCTTACTCAGGTGTAGCCTCTTCTGCTGCCTGTGGGTCATCACGAATTACTTGTACATACTCTCGTTGCGAATACTGTTAGCCACGGATGTAATGGCATTGTTCGCGACCAACGTTTCGTGCGTCTACCTGCTCTCGTGGGTCATTCTTCACGAACAGTTTGTGGGTGTGAGG ATAGTCGCGGTGATCCTGTGCAATACCGGCATCGCGCTCTTAGCTTATATGGACGGCATAACCGGAAGTCCGACACTCGGAGGTGTCGTTTTAGCTACAGCAGCGGCAGCTGGCTCTGCCGTTTACAAA GTTCTCTTTAAGAAAGTAATAGGGGAAACTACGTTCGGTCAAATGTCTCTATTTTTCTCCCTTATCGGTTTATGCAACGCCGCCTTGTTATGGCCGATTTGTCTGGCTCTGTACTTTTGCGGAGTGGAAACTATGCATTGGGCAAGACTACCTTGGGCAACGTTACTCTCCGCCAGCATCCTCCACTTAG TTGCAAATATGCTCGGCAATTTCAGCATCGCTGTCACTTACGATCTGTTCATCACTCTTGGATTAATCACAGCTGTACCTGTGTCCGCTG CACTGGACGTTATTTTCTACGAGGCGTACTTTATGGGTATGAAATTGGCTGGCATGATCTTCATAGCGGTCGGTTTCTTCCTCGTGATGTTCCCGGATAATTGGCCCGATTACATAACGAGGCTGCTCCG AAACGTAGTCCTCATGAGTCACAGTACAAG GTGGAGCAGGAGACACAGGCACGGCATGTCAGACGGATCGTCGCGCGACGTGATCGATTATCGAACCggttatataaaatctcaccTACGTTCGCCGTCAGGCAGAGTTCGGTGA
- the LOC126852732 gene encoding putative thiamine transporter SLC35F3 isoform X4 — translation MGSGGVGEVPTIFHPRRSRTSNITLADDQQIHGPFITPIQVALHASGCEQQQGCTVADGRESASSCRTLETTGSAVGSGGGGDSGGVQAQSTAQTRSSILVTPTSTPIVQRKSSCFASCCAESAKKIYFGVCVTICVTASWVGATHCIKYLYFHSKYNKISQTSVTANSSADDLRHQQTTVAYDAPFFTTWFCTNWEVLYFPVYFICQAARTKCATPSEIIAESLRGFRDKGFTGGRFLLRCSLFCCLWVITNYLYILSLRILLATDVMALFATNVSCVYLLSWVILHEQFVGVRIVAVILCNTGIALLAYMDGITGSPTLGGVVLATAAAAGSAVYKVLFKKVIGETTFGQMSLFFSLIGLCNAALLWPICLALYFCGVETMHWARLPWATLLSASILHLVANMLGNFSIAVTYDLFITLGLITAVPVSAALDVIFYEAYFMGMKLAGMIFIAVGFFLVMFPDNWPDYITRLLRWSRRHRHGMSDGSSRDVIDYRTGYIKSHLRSPSGRVR, via the exons ATGGGTAGCGGAGGGGTTGGTGAGGTACCGACGATATTTCATCCCCGAAGATCGCGTACGTCGAATATAACTCTCGCCGATGATCAACAGATTCACGGTCCTTTCATCACTCCTATCCAGGTTGCGCTTCATGCCTCAG GATGCGAGCAGCAGCAGGGTTGCACCGTCGCCGATGGGCGCGAATCTGCGTCCAGCTGTCGCACCTTGGAGACCACCGGAAGTGCCGTAGGaagcggcggcggtggcgatAGCGGGGGTGTGCAGGCTCAATCGACAGCTCAAACTAGATCGTCGATTCTCGTGACCCCGACTTCCACCCCGATCGTTCAACGCAAGAGCTCGTGTTTCGCCTCCTGCTGCGCCGAGAGCGCGAAGAAG ATATATTTCGGGGTATGCGTGACGATATGCGTGACGGCGAGTTGGGTCGGGGCGACTCATTGCATCAAGTATTTGTACTTTCACTCCAAGTACAACAAAATCTCGCAGACGTCCGTCACCGCGAACTCCTCCGCGGACGACCTGCGTCATCAACAG ACCACCGTCGCTTACGACGCACCTTTCTTCACTACGTGGTTCTGCACCAACTGGGAAGTCCTCTATTTCCCGGTGTACTTCATCTGTCAAGCTGCCAGGACCAAGTGCGCTACCCCTTCCGAGATAATCGCCGAGAGCCTTCGTGGCTTTCGCGATAAGGGCTTCACCGGCGGCCGCTTCTTACTCAGGTGTAGCCTCTTCTGCTGCCTGTGGGTCATCACGAATTACTTGTACATACTCTCGTTGCGAATACTGTTAGCCACGGATGTAATGGCATTGTTCGCGACCAACGTTTCGTGCGTCTACCTGCTCTCGTGGGTCATTCTTCACGAACAGTTTGTGGGTGTGAGG ATAGTCGCGGTGATCCTGTGCAATACCGGCATCGCGCTCTTAGCTTATATGGACGGCATAACCGGAAGTCCGACACTCGGAGGTGTCGTTTTAGCTACAGCAGCGGCAGCTGGCTCTGCCGTTTACAAA GTTCTCTTTAAGAAAGTAATAGGGGAAACTACGTTCGGTCAAATGTCTCTATTTTTCTCCCTTATCGGTTTATGCAACGCCGCCTTGTTATGGCCGATTTGTCTGGCTCTGTACTTTTGCGGAGTGGAAACTATGCATTGGGCAAGACTACCTTGGGCAACGTTACTCTCCGCCAGCATCCTCCACTTAG TTGCAAATATGCTCGGCAATTTCAGCATCGCTGTCACTTACGATCTGTTCATCACTCTTGGATTAATCACAGCTGTACCTGTGTCCGCTG CACTGGACGTTATTTTCTACGAGGCGTACTTTATGGGTATGAAATTGGCTGGCATGATCTTCATAGCGGTCGGTTTCTTCCTCGTGATGTTCCCGGATAATTGGCCCGATTACATAACGAGGCTGCTCCG GTGGAGCAGGAGACACAGGCACGGCATGTCAGACGGATCGTCGCGCGACGTGATCGATTATCGAACCggttatataaaatctcaccTACGTTCGCCGTCAGGCAGAGTTCGGTGA
- the LOC126852757 gene encoding glutathione S-transferase 1: MKLYSVSDGPPSLACRQLLKALDIEYELIDVDFGKGEHMTKEYEELNPQKEIPTLVDGDLIMGESNAILQYLADQYDTSGKLYPKDPKLRAIVNHRLCFNLALYYRNISEYAMAPIFFDYQRTPLGLKKTKMALDIFNTYLQRENSAYAAGNDLTIADFPLITATMCLEAIDFKLDAWPYVAKWYENFKREHPDLWEIAAGGMREISFFEKNPPDLSGMDHPIHPVRKSA, translated from the exons ATGAAACTATATTCCGTTTCGGACGGTCCGCCGTCTCTCGCCTGTCGTCAACTGTTGAAGGCTTTGGATATCGAGTACGAGTTGATCGATGTAGATTTTGGAAAAGGCGAACATATGACTAAGGAGTACGAAGAG CTAAATCCACAGAAGGAGATACCTACTCTAGTCGATGGTGATCTTATAATGGGCGAAAG CAATGCTATTTTGCAATATCTAGCCGATCAGTATGATACGAGCGGTAAACTATATCCGAAGGACCCAAAATTGCGAGCGATTGTCAATCACCGTCTGTGCTTCAATTTGGCGCTCTATTACCGTAATATTTCCGAATACGCT ATGGCACCGATATTCTTCGATTATCAACGCACGCCATTGGGACTGAAGAAAACGAAGATGGCATTGGATATCTTCAACACGTATTTGCAACGTGAAAATTCCGCGTATGCGGCAGGCA acgACTTAACGATCGCCGATTTTCCGCTGATAACAGCGACGATGTGTCTGGAGGCCATTGACTTCAAGCTGGACGCGTGGCCCTACGTGGCGAAATGGTACGAAAATTTCAAACGAGAGCACCCTGATCTTTGGGAAATCGCAGCGGGCGGGATGCGGGAGATCAGTTTCTTCGAGAAAAATCCGCCCGATTTATCCGGAATGGATCACCCGATACATCCGGTGCGCAAGAGCGCATGA
- the LOC126852739 gene encoding BTB/POZ domain-containing protein 17 — protein MLRTTIGWMTGSSRMDSSKKSDTVNNSQSTVAQSEGSDSIEVDNSRTVLLKIATLYAERLMNDICLVVDGVEYPAHRLILCASSDVFQVMLMSPQWSESQESRVTLQETPQCAPIFSEFLRYFYTGQIRINYGIVLSILSLADKYNVKDLILLCLDYMRNHIALAAINGTLVSWLHYTLNCGHHDISQACQNFVKWNLGLVAKTADFGNFDLDILVSLLHQSSLVIKDEMTLYKCLEFWLDHQAERLKAQLSSEELEATLHQLVIAVMSPVRFPMMSPRQLADLLLSPLTKKYKEFFVERMSIGMSFHSGQTDRVREVSLSEEDGALLFEPRLYTVDTCSSLLTIENFHSLPSYHTRTLVFSSHSNLAEYAGDKTCEWVVDIYPKGVWFKKFFLIVWQGTVEMPEHVKRSVRLSLTCKEPPMNSHMRVKIGVLIYGLQDGVEHIARVTEIIHRFSRKDRVLNLDDLLPFEELNPQQGSVSENVVSPFLVGPNKDMLKLHIVISPAN, from the exons ATGCTGCGGACTACTATTGGGTGGATGACAGGTTCTTCAAGGATGGATTCCAGCAAGAAATCGGATACTGTTAATAACAGTCAGAGCACAGTCGCACAGTCTGAAGGCTCGGACTCGATAGag GTGGACAATTCACGTACAGTTTTGCTAAAAATAGCAACGCTGTATGCGGAACGACTTATGAATGACATCTGTCTTGTTGTGGATGGTGTCGAGTATCCAGCACATCGACTTATACTTTGTGCTTCTAGCGATGTTTTCCAA GTGATGCTGATGAGCCCACAATGGAGCGAGTCTCAAGAAAGCAGGGTAACCCTTCAAGAAACGCCTCAGTGCGCGCCAATATTCAGTGAATTTTTGCGCTACTTTTACACTGGTCAAATAAGAATAAACTATGGAATTGTTCTATCAATATTATCTCTAGCCGATAAGTACAATGTCAAAGATTTGATATTGTTGTGCCTTGACTACATGCGAAATCACATTGCGCTTGCTGCCATAAACGGCACTCTGGTATCGTGGCTGCATTACACGTTGAACTGTGGTCATCACGACATTAGCCAAGCGTGCCAAAACTTTGTCAAGTGGAACTTGGGACTTGTGGCCAAAACCGCGGACTTTGGGAATTTTGACTTAGATATTCTAGTATCGTTGTTGCACCAAAGCAGTTTAGTCATAAAGGACGAGATGACGCTCTACAAGTGCCTAGAATTTTGGTTGGATCATCAGGCAGAACGATTGAAAGCGCAGCTGTCGTCGGAGGAATTAGAGGCGACGTTGCATCAATTAGTAATAGCTGTTATGTCGCCCGTTAGATTCCCGATGATGTCTCCACGACAATTGGCGGACTTACTACTGTCGCCATTGacaaaaaagtataaagaatTCTTCGTGGAACGTATGTCGATCGGCATGTCCTTCCATTCGGGTCAAACGGACAGAGTGAGAGAAGTGAGTCTTAGCGAAGAGGACGGCGCTTTGCTGTTCGAACCGAGATTGTACACCGTCGATACATGCAGCTCGCTACTGACCATAGAAAACTTTCACAGTCTGCCATCGTATCACACGAGAACACTTGTGTTTTCCAGTCACTCCAATTTAGCGGAATATGCCGGCGACAAAACTTGCGAGTGGGTGGTAGACATCTATCCTAAAGGTGTATGGTTCAAGAAGTTTTTCCTCATAGTATGGCAAGGTACGGTAGAGATGCCCGAGCACGTGAAGCGATCGGTGAGGCTATCGTTGACCTGTAAAGAGCCACCGATGAATAGTCACATGCGCGTAAAGATTGGAGTTTTGATTTACGGTTTGCAAGACGGTGTGGAACATATCGCGAGAGTCACCGAGATCATTCACAGATTCAGTAGAAAGGATCGCGTCCTGAATCTGGACGATCTCCTGCCGTTCGAGGAACTCAATCCGCAACAGGGCTCGGTATCGGAGAACGTGGTGTCTCCTTTCCTAGTGGGTCCCAACAAAGACATGCTCAAATTACACATTGTTATATCGCCAGCTAATTAG